Sequence from the Agrococcus sp. SL85 genome:
CTCGATCCACGGGGCGAGGGTGCGCACCGAGCGGCGCGGCAGCTTCGGGGTGCTGCCCTCGGGCTACGCGACGCCGCTCGCCCTCGCGCTCACCGAGCTCGTGACGAACGCGGTCGAGCACGGCCTCGTCGGCCGCGAGGACGGCCTCGTGCGGATCACCGCGACCCGCGACGACGGCTGGCTCACGGTGCAGGTGTGCGACAACGGCTCGGGGCTGCCGCCGGGCCGCGTGGGCTCGGGCCTCGGCACGCAGATCGTGAAGACGCTCGTGACGGGTGAGCTCTCGGGCACGATCGACTGGGGCTCGCGCCCGGTCGAGGGCACCGAGGTGACGGTGCGGGTGCCGATCTCCTACATCCAGGACGAGGCGCGGCGCTGAGGACGCCGGCGCATCGCCCGCGGACATGACGAGAGCGGGGCCCCGAGGGGCCCCGCTCTCGTCATGGGTGGTGCTGGTCTCAGCCGGCTCGGCGGGCGCGCGCGGCGCGGCGCTTGAGCGCGCGGCGCTCGTCCTCCGAGAGGCCGCCCCACACGCCGGAGTCCTGGCTCGTCTCGAGCGCGTACTGCAGGCACTGCTCGGTCACCGTGCAGGTCGCGCACACGGCCTTCGCCTTCTCGATCTGCTCCAGGGCCGGGCCGGTGTTCCCGACGGGGAAGAACAGCTCGGGGTCCACGGTGAGGCAGGCTGCGCCGTCACGCCAATCCATACATTGTCTCCTTGTTACATTGGAGGGGAGGTGCGCCACGGGGAGCCGCAGCGCGGGAAGTCTGATGGGCTCGGCCACGCTGCCGCCCGACTTTCCATGGTTCCACAGCGCCCCCAGAGAGGCAAGGGTCGATTCCGTGAGCGAGGCCGCACAGGCACGTCCGAGGGCCGCATCCGCGGCCGCAGCGCTGCTGCTCGTCGAGGCGCTGGGCATGGTCGGGGTGGCCGTCTACCTCGCGATCGCGTCGTTCGGCGACCCGATCGAGCACCTCGGGGGCGGGCTCTTCCTCGCCGTGATCGCGGCCGGTGCCGGCCTGTTCCTCGCGCAGGCCGGTCGGGCGATGCTGAACGGCCGCGCGTGGTCGCGGAGCGCGGCCGTCGTGTGGCAGGTGCTGCAGTTCGGCGTCGCGCTCGGCACCTTCGACGGCGCCGAGGGCCCGGTGCCGCTCGCGCTGCTGCTCGCGGGGCTCGCGATCGCCGTGATGGTGCTCGTGCTGCGCAGGAGCGTCACCGGCTGGCTGCGCCGCGAGGACTGACCGGTCGGCGCCGGCCCGAGCCGCTCAGGCGGCGCTGAAGCCCAGGCGCTTGTCGAGCATCTCGAGGTGCCCCTTGGCCTTCGTGTTGTAGAACGCGTGCGTGATGACGCCCTCCGCGTCCAGCACGAAGGTCGAGCGCCGCACGCCCATGACCATGCGGCCGTAGCTGTTCTTCTCGCCGTAGGTGCCCCACGCCTCGTGGACGGCGAGGTCGGCGTCGCTCAGCAGCGGGAAGCCGATGCCGTCGGCGTCGCGCGCGCGGCCGAGCTTCTCGACCGGATCCTTCGAGATGCCGACGACCGCGTAGCCGTGCTGCGCGAGGTCGGGCAGGCGGTCGGTGAAGTCGCACGCCTGCTGGCGGCACGCGCTCGTCATCGCCTCCGGGTAGAAGTAGACGATCGCGGGGCGCCCGCGGAGGTCCGCGAGGCGCACGGTGCGACCGTCCTGGTCGGGGAGGGCGAAGTCGGGGGCGTGCATGCCGGGCTCGAGGTGCGTCATCCCTGCCATCCAAGCAGTGCGCGAGCACCCCGTGGGGCGTGCTAGACTCGTTCCTCGGCGATGCAGCCATGCACCTCTAGCTCAATTGGCAGAGCAGTTGACTCTTAATCAATTGGTTCCGGGTTCGAGTCCCGGGGGGTGTACGAGCGAGGCCCGGTCAGACGAACGTCTGACCGGGCCTCCGTCATGTGCTGGGGGATGCGGGTCCGAGGCGTGGCCGCGCGGCTAGGAGAGCGGCACGGTGTCGTCGAGCGCTGCCGGGACGACCGGCTCGACGGGGACCACGGCGGCGCGGGCTCGCCGGGCGAGGGCGAGGCGCAGGAGCTGCACGGCGATCACCACGGCGACGGCGAAGCCGGCGAGCACGCCGATGAGGGGGAGGAACGACCAGGGGTCGACGGGGAGGGCCACGGAACGGGCCTTTCTGAGGTGCCAGACAGCGAGGGCGCTACGAGCGCTGCGAGGAGTCGGAACGTACTCGTCGAGACGTGCGCTGGCTGCCACCGGAGCAGTGGCCGTCGGGACAACCGTACCCCAGCTGTACCCCGACGCGCCACGCGCAGGGTGCCCGTCCTGGCGACGAAGCGGACGGGATGTCCGCTCTTCGCGCCGATCTGTGGCATCATCCCCAGATGTGACGATCACTCACGGAAGCGCCCGATGATGGGCATGGCGATCGCCGAGGAGCTCTGGCCGCCGATCGCGGCCTCGACCCTCACGGCGGTCCTGGTCGGCCTCCGCATCGCCGTGGAGGTGCGTCGCGCCCGCGAGCGCGCGGGCGTCGCGCCCCCCGATCAGGAGCCGGAGCTCCCGCTGTAGGCCTACTGGCGGTAGGACGCCAGGAAGTTGCCGATGCGCTCGACCGCGTCGACGAGGTCCCGCTTCCACGGCAGCGTCACGATGCGGAAGTGGTCGGGCGTCGGCCAGTTGAAGCCCGAGCCGTGCGTGACGAGGATCTTCTGCTGGCGCAGCAGGTCGAGCGCGAAGCGCGCGTCGTCGTGGATCTCGTGCACCTCCGGGTCGAGGCGCGGGAACGCGTAGAGCGCGCCCTTGGGCTCCACGACCGAGACGCCAGGGATCGACCGCAGGCCCTGCACCGCGGCGTCGCGCTGCTCGAGCAGGCGCCCCCCGGGCAGGATGAGGTCCTCGATCGACTGGTGCCCGCCGAGCGCCACCTGGATGCCGTACTGCGCGGGCACGTTGGGGCACAGGCGCGTGGAGGCGAGCAGGGTCAGGCCCTCGAGGAAG
This genomic interval carries:
- a CDS encoding WhiB family transcriptional regulator yields the protein MDWRDGAACLTVDPELFFPVGNTGPALEQIEKAKAVCATCTVTEQCLQYALETSQDSGVWGGLSEDERRALKRRAARARRAG
- a CDS encoding peroxiredoxin, with product MTHLEPGMHAPDFALPDQDGRTVRLADLRGRPAIVYFYPEAMTSACRQQACDFTDRLPDLAQHGYAVVGISKDPVEKLGRARDADGIGFPLLSDADLAVHEAWGTYGEKNSYGRMVMGVRRSTFVLDAEGVITHAFYNTKAKGHLEMLDKRLGFSAA